From Sediminitomix flava, the proteins below share one genomic window:
- a CDS encoding outer membrane beta-barrel protein yields MNRFNQIFLLTVFFILGNSSFSLAEEKPVKGTIKGQILDKETKEVVSYATVNLLNENEKSIGGALTDDNGEFHLKNIPLGEYTLVIQFVGYETFKKSVLLTKESKSVDLSISIEENVSELEEVVVEGKKAMIENRIDKKIVNVSEAMIAEGNLATEVLNTIPEVNVDANGQISLRGESNVRVLIDGKPSQIDPSQILQSMPADAIDKIEVITNPSAKYDPEGLSGIINVITKKDRMQGLNGSISANLGSRDKYSGGINLNYRYKKFNTFLQSYQSDNRYISERTLERTYTSIDQANFSQKENGLSKNGYGNLKVGFDYFIDSLNTLTFSVQRWQWRGDDTNIYRNIDHSTGEESFYKGLFYNRSGGDEANLNYRRELEKGSLEMDAFIEKGSADFNPSNFFKSGELMDYEPLTEIVNNANWYFGSFAIDYETALTEKSKLELGYKGQIIDAEVQIEDDKESFERPDLYEYPYLENIHAVYGNYMNQLTEKFTVKAGLRVENASIDGGIYGTVNEVSVDTTFNINYTSLFPTLHFQYKLSEESQFGLSYSRRIQRPDVMQLLPVENSNNPQSVQVGNPGLQPSFTNSMELQFGKTKEKFSLNSSLYIRHSTDIIRGVTSFDEENNRTVMTYANLGESLTGGLSLSGQISITDWFNVSPSMDIYYLDITDENSNFTIPEDAKPLNFSAKLNTEIQLPWDIQFQAMGRYSGERYDAQSINQPNYNLDLAVRKKVLKGAGNVSLKVNNLIYSGYPSTVYGDGFTENVHYYGENPIFRASFTYSFGGKFQGRQKRKLEGSGGL; encoded by the coding sequence ATGAACAGATTCAATCAAATCTTTTTACTAACCGTATTTTTTATTTTAGGAAATTCCTCTTTCAGTTTAGCAGAAGAAAAACCAGTAAAAGGAACAATTAAGGGTCAAATTCTAGATAAGGAGACCAAAGAAGTTGTTTCTTATGCTACTGTAAATCTTTTAAATGAAAATGAAAAATCTATTGGAGGGGCTCTGACAGATGATAATGGTGAGTTTCATCTTAAAAATATTCCTCTCGGAGAATATACCTTAGTTATTCAATTTGTAGGCTATGAAACATTTAAGAAGAGTGTATTGCTAACAAAAGAATCAAAGAGTGTAGACCTTTCAATTTCCATTGAGGAAAATGTATCAGAGCTAGAAGAGGTTGTTGTTGAGGGAAAAAAAGCAATGATAGAGAATCGGATTGATAAGAAAATTGTCAATGTGAGTGAGGCTATGATTGCTGAAGGTAATTTGGCAACCGAAGTATTGAATACTATTCCGGAAGTAAATGTGGATGCAAATGGGCAGATTAGCCTTAGAGGAGAGTCAAATGTGAGAGTGTTGATTGACGGTAAACCCTCTCAAATTGATCCATCACAAATATTACAATCGATGCCAGCAGATGCTATTGATAAAATTGAAGTGATAACTAATCCTTCTGCTAAGTATGATCCTGAAGGACTGTCGGGGATAATTAATGTAATTACGAAGAAAGATAGAATGCAAGGATTAAACGGAAGTATTTCAGCTAACCTTGGTTCAAGGGACAAATATAGTGGAGGTATAAATCTGAATTATCGATATAAGAAGTTTAATACCTTTTTACAGTCTTATCAATCAGATAATAGATATATAAGTGAAAGAACATTAGAACGTACTTATACTTCTATTGACCAAGCTAATTTTTCTCAGAAAGAAAATGGTCTTTCTAAAAATGGTTACGGAAATTTAAAAGTAGGTTTCGATTACTTTATTGATTCATTAAACACTTTGACATTCTCTGTACAACGATGGCAATGGAGAGGTGATGACACCAATATTTATAGAAATATAGATCATTCTACTGGTGAAGAATCCTTTTACAAAGGGCTTTTTTATAACAGGTCAGGAGGAGATGAGGCTAACTTAAACTACAGAAGAGAGTTAGAAAAGGGCAGTCTAGAAATGGATGCATTTATTGAAAAAGGTTCAGCTGATTTTAATCCTAGTAATTTCTTTAAAAGTGGTGAGCTAATGGATTATGAACCACTTACTGAAATTGTAAATAATGCCAATTGGTATTTTGGTAGTTTTGCTATTGATTATGAAACGGCCTTAACCGAGAAATCTAAATTAGAATTGGGGTACAAAGGGCAAATCATTGATGCTGAGGTTCAAATAGAAGATGATAAAGAAAGTTTTGAACGCCCAGATTTATATGAATATCCATACCTTGAGAATATACATGCAGTTTATGGAAACTATATGAATCAGTTGACTGAGAAGTTTACTGTAAAAGCAGGTCTTAGAGTTGAAAATGCATCAATTGATGGAGGTATTTATGGAACTGTAAATGAAGTCAGTGTAGATACTACTTTCAATATAAATTATACGAGCCTTTTCCCAACCTTACATTTCCAATATAAGTTGAGTGAAGAAAGTCAATTTGGATTGAGTTACAGCCGTAGGATTCAAAGACCAGATGTCATGCAGTTATTACCTGTAGAAAACTCAAATAACCCTCAGAGTGTGCAGGTAGGAAATCCCGGTTTACAGCCATCCTTTACCAATTCTATGGAATTGCAGTTTGGTAAAACTAAAGAAAAATTCAGTCTGAATTCTAGTTTGTACATACGTCATAGTACGGATATTATTAGAGGAGTTACTTCTTTTGATGAAGAGAATAATAGAACAGTGATGACCTATGCCAACTTAGGAGAATCCTTGACAGGTGGACTTTCATTGTCTGGGCAAATATCTATAACTGATTGGTTTAATGTTAGTCCGAGTATGGATATTTATTATTTAGATATTACTGATGAAAATTCAAATTTCACGATTCCTGAAGATGCTAAGCCTTTAAACTTTTCTGCAAAGCTAAACACAGAAATTCAATTACCTTGGGATATTCAATTTCAAGCAATGGGAAGATACTCAGGAGAGAGGTATGATGCACAGAGTATAAATCAACCGAATTATAATTTAGATTTGGCCGTTCGTAAAAAAGTGCTGAAAGGGGCTGGGAATGTAAGTCTTAAAGTAAATAATCTGATTTACAGCGGTTACCCGAGTACAGTATATGGAGATGGATTTACTGAAAATGTTCACTATTATGGCGAAAATCCGATCTTCAGAGCATCCTTTACTTATTCATTTGGAGGGAAGTTTCAAGGACGTCAAAAGAGAAAGTTAGAAGGTAGTGGAGGTTTATAA
- the hrpB gene encoding ATP-dependent helicase HrpB: MAFDFASIDLPVKDIIPEVKNHLENEQTLIIKAPPGAGKSTLLPLALLEQSWLGNKKILMLEPRRLAAKSIAARMADLLGEEVGQTVGYRIRFETKVSSETKIEVLTEGILTRMLHNDNALENIGLIIFDEFHERSLNADVALALSRESQQVLRPDLKLLIMSATLDMKHLSTMLNAKVVESEGRQYPVAIHHLEDTDPYLIPELTANAIIRAVKKHEGDVLAFLPGQGEIMRCEGILRNELPDFKIHPLFGQLPQGKQRAAILPNREGKRKVVLSTSIAETSLTIEGIKIVVDSGFGRHSEFDPQSALTRLKTHRISRDSADQRAGRAGRLSEGVCYRLWNPVTNSRLDEHRMPEIEQADLASLVLDMAEWGIRNPEDLTWLTPPPKGSVSQAKELLHSLDALEHGNITEHGKELHQLPTHPRIAHMLVYAEENDLLALATDLAALLEERDPLGKEHGTDINERIEALRRYRKEKGKGKRFAHIEKIANSYRKLFKIEAENNYVDAYETGILLAHAYPERIACARPGNNAQFQLSNGKIAFIGHKDDLAHEPWLAVASIDARDEMGKIFLASPLDPKDLAPMVKQKEVITWDYRDGELIASNDLRIGNIVLKSTPIHHPDESLRQQAICDAIKKDGERLLDFNKDVQQWQSRILSLRHWNPEQHWPDVSTASLLVDCEKWISPYINKVKNADDLKKLNLLEILQHSLDWEFQEKLEKLAPSKIKVPSGSNIKIQYDEKGNPPILAVRLQEVFGLEATPMINNGKNGVLMHLLSPGFKVVQITADLRSFWENTYFEVKKEMKRRYPKHSWPDDPTDAEAVRGVKRKK; the protein is encoded by the coding sequence ATGGCATTTGACTTCGCTTCAATAGATTTACCTGTAAAAGATATTATCCCTGAGGTAAAAAATCATTTAGAAAACGAACAAACACTCATCATAAAAGCACCTCCTGGTGCTGGAAAAAGTACCTTATTACCACTTGCGTTGTTAGAGCAATCTTGGTTGGGTAATAAGAAAATATTAATGCTAGAACCTCGTAGACTTGCGGCAAAAAGTATTGCTGCTCGTATGGCTGATCTATTGGGTGAAGAAGTTGGACAAACTGTCGGTTACCGTATCAGATTTGAAACAAAAGTATCTTCAGAAACAAAAATTGAAGTGCTTACTGAAGGTATTTTGACTAGAATGCTTCACAATGATAATGCACTAGAGAATATTGGGTTAATCATTTTCGATGAATTTCATGAAAGAAGTCTAAACGCAGATGTAGCACTTGCACTCAGCAGAGAGTCTCAACAGGTTCTTCGTCCCGATCTGAAATTACTGATCATGTCTGCTACTTTAGATATGAAACACCTTTCAACTATGCTAAATGCTAAAGTAGTTGAAAGTGAAGGAAGGCAATATCCTGTAGCCATTCATCATTTAGAAGATACTGATCCGTACCTAATACCCGAATTAACTGCCAATGCAATCATCAGAGCGGTAAAGAAACATGAAGGTGATGTTCTAGCTTTCCTACCCGGACAAGGTGAAATTATGCGTTGTGAAGGTATTTTGAGAAATGAACTTCCCGACTTTAAAATACATCCATTATTTGGACAATTACCTCAGGGTAAACAACGCGCTGCTATTTTACCAAATAGAGAAGGAAAGAGAAAAGTAGTACTATCCACTTCAATAGCTGAAACGAGTTTAACCATTGAAGGCATTAAAATAGTTGTAGATTCTGGGTTTGGAAGACATTCTGAATTTGATCCACAATCTGCTCTTACAAGACTCAAAACTCATCGAATTTCTAGAGATTCAGCAGATCAAAGAGCAGGTAGAGCTGGTCGTTTGTCAGAAGGAGTATGTTATAGGCTTTGGAATCCAGTAACCAATTCAAGACTCGATGAACACCGTATGCCTGAAATAGAACAGGCTGATTTGGCTTCTTTAGTTTTGGATATGGCTGAATGGGGTATTCGAAATCCAGAAGATTTAACATGGCTTACTCCTCCTCCAAAAGGTAGTGTTTCTCAAGCAAAAGAATTATTACACAGTCTTGATGCGCTTGAACATGGAAATATCACTGAACATGGGAAAGAGCTACATCAACTTCCTACACACCCAAGGATTGCGCATATGCTCGTTTATGCAGAGGAAAATGACCTTTTGGCTTTGGCAACTGATTTAGCTGCCTTATTAGAAGAACGTGATCCTTTAGGGAAAGAACATGGAACCGATATCAATGAGCGAATTGAGGCATTAAGACGTTACAGGAAAGAAAAAGGTAAAGGAAAGCGTTTTGCTCACATCGAAAAAATCGCTAATTCTTACCGAAAACTATTCAAAATAGAAGCTGAAAATAATTACGTTGATGCTTATGAAACAGGCATTCTTCTAGCTCACGCTTATCCAGAAAGGATTGCTTGTGCAAGACCGGGTAACAATGCACAGTTTCAATTATCAAATGGAAAAATAGCATTCATTGGTCATAAAGATGATTTAGCACATGAGCCTTGGCTAGCCGTAGCAAGTATAGATGCAAGAGATGAAATGGGTAAAATATTTCTAGCCTCACCTCTCGATCCTAAAGATTTAGCTCCTATGGTAAAACAAAAGGAAGTTATCACTTGGGATTACCGAGATGGAGAATTGATTGCCTCTAATGATCTTAGAATTGGAAATATAGTATTAAAAAGTACACCTATTCATCACCCCGATGAGTCTCTTAGACAACAAGCAATTTGTGATGCCATAAAAAAAGATGGAGAACGGTTGTTAGACTTCAATAAGGATGTTCAACAATGGCAATCACGTATTCTATCACTTCGTCATTGGAACCCGGAACAACATTGGCCAGATGTATCAACGGCTTCTCTACTTGTTGATTGCGAAAAGTGGATTTCGCCTTATATCAATAAAGTCAAAAATGCGGACGACCTGAAAAAGCTCAACTTACTAGAAATTCTACAGCATAGCTTGGATTGGGAATTTCAAGAAAAGTTAGAAAAACTTGCCCCTAGCAAAATCAAAGTACCGAGTGGATCAAACATCAAGATTCAGTACGATGAAAAAGGTAACCCTCCAATCTTAGCTGTAAGACTTCAAGAAGTCTTCGGATTGGAGGCTACACCAATGATCAATAATGGAAAGAATGGTGTTCTTATGCACTTGCTTTCCCCAGGATTTAAAGTTGTTCAAATTACGGCTGACTTGAGAAGCTTTTGGGAAAACACCTATTTTGAAGTTAAAAAAGAGATGAAAAGACGTTACCCTAAACATTCATGGCCAGATGATCCTACAGATGCAGAGGCTGTGAGAGGCGTAAAACGAAAAAAGTAG
- the ispG gene encoding (E)-4-hydroxy-3-methylbut-2-enyl-diphosphate synthase: protein MCAKTLKSPFSYCDDLNRYKRRKTIPVNIGGIEMGGDNPIRIQSMTTVDTMDTEGSVEEILRMVEAGCEYVRITAPSIKEAQNLQNIKDKLRKRGCTVPLVADIHFTPNAAEVAAKIVEKVRINPGNYADKKKFEFIEYDDATYQEELDRIKEKFTPLVEICKEHGTAMRIGTNHGSLSDRILSRYGDTPMGMVESALEFLRICDELDYHNIVISMKASNTQVMVQAYRLLVQKMDEEGLKPYPLHLGVTEAGDGEDGRVKSAVGIGTLLEDGLGDTVRVSLTEDPELEAPVARKLVERYETREKDQKEFPIQHDVAPKNPFQYEKRASVEIENIGDHNVPRVIADFSNNASIEVKDLKNIGHFYLPELDKWGMNDQGADYIYSGQQKISFMLPNGLKEIVDYSTWNTLENKDEVYPLYNLAELKDATFHQSINFLRASEEELTEEIDETIAKIPNLVLILSTENAHAMPALRSVLFDFYKKEIGIPVIIERSYNEPDQEKLQLHSATDIGGLLIDGMGDGVMLSTNLIKEQANDAILASIKNFNQLAFGILQAARTRMTKTEYISCPSCGRTLFDLQETTAMIRKRTDHLKGVKIGIMGCIVNGPGEMADADYGYVGSGKGKITLYKGQEVVKRSVNSENAVDELINIIREDGNWIEPENIEG from the coding sequence ATGTGCGCTAAAACTTTGAAATCACCTTTTTCATACTGTGATGATCTAAATCGTTATAAAAGACGTAAAACCATCCCTGTAAATATTGGAGGGATAGAGATGGGAGGAGATAACCCAATACGTATTCAATCTATGACGACAGTAGATACCATGGATACAGAAGGCTCCGTAGAAGAAATTTTGAGAATGGTTGAAGCTGGTTGTGAATATGTCAGAATCACTGCTCCTAGTATCAAAGAAGCGCAAAACCTTCAAAATATTAAAGATAAACTCCGCAAAAGAGGTTGTACTGTACCACTTGTAGCGGACATTCACTTTACTCCAAATGCAGCAGAAGTAGCCGCAAAAATTGTTGAAAAAGTTCGAATCAATCCTGGTAACTATGCCGATAAAAAGAAATTCGAATTTATTGAATACGATGATGCGACTTACCAAGAAGAACTAGACAGAATTAAGGAAAAATTCACTCCTTTGGTTGAAATCTGTAAAGAACATGGTACTGCTATGCGTATTGGTACCAATCACGGTTCTTTATCAGACCGTATTTTGAGTAGATATGGTGACACACCAATGGGTATGGTGGAATCAGCCCTTGAGTTCTTGCGTATTTGTGATGAACTAGACTATCACAATATTGTGATTTCTATGAAAGCGAGTAACACTCAAGTAATGGTTCAAGCATATAGATTGCTCGTTCAGAAAATGGATGAAGAAGGCTTAAAACCTTATCCATTACATCTTGGTGTAACTGAAGCTGGTGATGGTGAAGATGGTCGTGTAAAATCTGCTGTAGGCATCGGGACACTTCTTGAAGATGGTTTGGGTGACACTGTTCGAGTTTCGCTTACTGAAGACCCAGAATTGGAAGCTCCAGTAGCTAGAAAACTAGTAGAACGCTATGAAACTCGTGAGAAAGACCAAAAAGAGTTTCCGATCCAACACGATGTTGCGCCTAAGAACCCGTTCCAGTACGAAAAAAGAGCTAGCGTTGAGATTGAAAATATTGGAGACCATAACGTGCCTAGAGTAATCGCAGATTTCAGTAATAATGCGTCTATTGAGGTCAAAGACTTAAAGAATATTGGGCATTTCTATCTTCCAGAATTAGATAAATGGGGAATGAATGATCAAGGAGCTGATTATATCTATTCAGGTCAGCAAAAGATCAGCTTTATGCTTCCTAATGGTCTAAAAGAGATCGTTGATTACTCAACTTGGAATACGCTAGAAAACAAAGATGAAGTTTACCCTCTTTATAATTTAGCCGAGCTAAAAGATGCTACTTTCCATCAGTCAATTAATTTCTTAAGAGCTTCTGAAGAAGAACTAACTGAGGAAATCGATGAGACAATTGCTAAAATTCCGAACCTAGTACTTATCCTATCTACAGAGAATGCACACGCAATGCCTGCGCTTCGCTCCGTTCTTTTTGATTTCTACAAAAAAGAAATTGGCATTCCTGTAATTATTGAAAGAAGTTACAACGAACCCGATCAAGAGAAACTTCAACTGCACTCTGCTACAGATATTGGAGGCTTACTCATTGATGGCATGGGTGATGGTGTGATGCTTTCTACAAATCTGATTAAAGAGCAAGCAAATGATGCTATTCTAGCCTCAATTAAAAACTTTAATCAACTAGCATTTGGTATTCTTCAAGCAGCTAGAACAAGAATGACCAAAACTGAGTATATCTCTTGTCCATCTTGTGGTCGTACCCTTTTTGATTTGCAAGAAACTACCGCTATGATCCGTAAACGAACAGATCACTTGAAAGGTGTTAAAATTGGAATCATGGGCTGTATTGTAAATGGTCCTGGAGAAATGGCTGATGCGGACTATGGTTATGTAGGTTCTGGTAAAGGAAAAATCACACTATATAAAGGGCAAGAAGTTGTCAAAAGAAGTGTCAATTCAGAAAATGCCGTTGATGAATTAATCAATATCATCCGTGAAGATGGAAATTGGATTGAACCAGAAAATATTGAAGGATAA
- the eno gene encoding phosphopyruvate hydratase, translating into MEIRNIQAQEVLDSRGNPTVEVEITLSNGQIARAIVPSGASTGEKEAVELRDNDPNRYEGKGVQMAVRNVNDIIAPALIGMDVTRQREIDYRMIELDGTPNKSLLGANAILGVSLASARSASQALNMPLFQYLGGVNACKLPVPCMNVLNGGRHATNRVDFQEFMIAPHNAPNFQESIRMGVETFHALKKVLLDHKLNTGIGDEGGYAPDLKSNEEAVEFILRAIEKAGYIPGEDISICVDPASSEMWENGKYRFFKSDQSLKSSDQMVRLYEDWVKKYPIVLLEDGMGEEDWEGWDTLTKAIGNKVELVGDDLLCTNKKLLQKAIDLNVCNSILIKLNQIGTLSETLETVQLAGENNYNCFVSHRSGETEDTTIADLTVAIGAGHLKTGSGCRSERISKFNQLMRIERLLGNQATFAGINTFKNSNALKNTVQKTDKTNTELKKNESTEKSNVKSIPRKRRTSTKKAS; encoded by the coding sequence ATGGAGATTAGAAATATTCAAGCTCAAGAGGTTTTAGATTCAAGAGGTAACCCTACCGTAGAGGTTGAAATAACCTTGTCAAATGGACAAATAGCAAGAGCTATTGTTCCTTCAGGAGCATCTACGGGTGAAAAAGAAGCTGTCGAGCTCAGAGACAATGACCCGAATAGGTACGAAGGGAAGGGAGTGCAAATGGCTGTTCGTAATGTAAATGACATTATTGCCCCTGCACTAATCGGGATGGATGTAACTAGACAGCGTGAAATTGATTATAGAATGATTGAGCTAGATGGTACACCCAACAAAAGTCTTTTGGGTGCTAATGCTATTTTAGGGGTTTCACTTGCTTCCGCTAGATCTGCTTCTCAAGCTTTGAATATGCCATTATTCCAATACCTTGGAGGAGTGAATGCCTGTAAACTTCCTGTGCCTTGTATGAATGTATTGAATGGAGGGAGACACGCAACGAATAGGGTAGACTTTCAAGAGTTTATGATAGCACCTCATAATGCACCAAATTTCCAAGAGTCGATCAGAATGGGAGTTGAGACTTTTCATGCACTAAAAAAGGTTCTTTTAGATCATAAATTGAATACAGGAATTGGTGATGAAGGAGGTTACGCGCCCGATCTAAAATCAAATGAAGAAGCGGTAGAGTTTATACTGAGGGCAATAGAAAAGGCTGGATATATTCCTGGTGAAGATATTTCTATTTGTGTTGATCCTGCTTCATCTGAGATGTGGGAGAATGGTAAATACCGTTTTTTCAAATCTGATCAATCTCTAAAGTCCTCAGATCAGATGGTAAGACTTTATGAAGACTGGGTAAAAAAATATCCAATTGTTCTTCTTGAAGATGGAATGGGAGAGGAAGATTGGGAAGGTTGGGATACCTTAACAAAAGCAATCGGAAATAAAGTAGAATTGGTAGGAGATGATTTGTTGTGTACCAATAAAAAGCTTCTTCAAAAAGCTATTGATTTGAATGTCTGTAATTCCATCCTAATTAAGTTAAATCAGATTGGTACACTTTCTGAAACTTTAGAAACAGTTCAATTAGCTGGAGAGAATAATTACAATTGTTTTGTTTCACATCGATCAGGAGAAACCGAAGATACCACCATCGCTGATTTGACTGTGGCAATAGGTGCTGGACATTTAAAGACGGGTTCTGGATGTCGTTCGGAACGAATTTCGAAGTTTAATCAACTGATGAGAATTGAACGATTACTAGGGAATCAAGCGACTTTTGCAGGAATTAATACGTTTAAAAATTCCAATGCATTAAAAAATACAGTCCAGAAAACAGATAAAACAAATACTGAACTGAAAAAGAATGAGTCTACTGAAAAATCGAATGTAAAGTCAATTCCTAGAAAAAGAAGAACATCAACTAAAAAAGCTTCATAA
- a CDS encoding DUF3575 domain-containing protein, with translation MKKALLLFFALLLTTSIVNAQDEQPKNLVKVNPLGALLSVYNLTYERQIGETASSVLLSGEYLNWSTLGITGTSVGIEYRFHFSKNRTSPAGMYLSPVLSVGSLTETSSDNSVAFTRIGAVFGHQWIYDSGFVLDLYGGYGSYSFDESSFDEGTSISATGPILGIALGYAF, from the coding sequence ATGAAAAAAGCTTTACTACTATTTTTCGCTCTATTATTAACTACTAGTATTGTCAATGCTCAAGATGAGCAACCAAAAAATCTTGTAAAGGTAAATCCACTAGGCGCTCTATTAAGTGTCTACAATTTGACTTATGAACGTCAGATTGGAGAAACAGCATCCTCGGTACTTCTTTCTGGGGAATACTTAAACTGGAGTACACTTGGAATTACAGGAACAAGCGTAGGTATAGAATACCGTTTCCACTTTTCTAAGAACCGTACATCCCCTGCCGGAATGTACCTTTCTCCAGTCCTTTCTGTTGGTAGTCTGACTGAAACTTCATCTGACAATAGTGTGGCATTTACTCGAATTGGTGCTGTATTTGGTCATCAATGGATTTATGACAGTGGCTTTGTTCTAGACCTTTATGGTGGCTATGGTTCATACAGCTTCGATGAATCTTCATTTGATGAAGGTACATCAATTTCAGCTACTGGCCCTATTTTGGGTATAGCTCTCGGATATGCATTTTAA
- a CDS encoding aminotransferase class I/II-fold pyridoxal phosphate-dependent enzyme produces the protein MSSKLESLQLRYEEAKAKNLDLDMRRGKPGSEQLDLTLPMLDLVTSSDYKTAAGADTRNYGGIDGIPEMKTFFKEFLEVSSEDEVIVGGNSSLNLMHDTVARAMSHGVVGSELPWSKLGKVKFLCPSPGYDRHFSVCQHFGIEMITVDMTPEGPDCDQIEKLVAEDDSIKGIWVVPKYSNPTGITCSEEVVSRLAKMTTAATDFRIFWDNAYSVHHLADEGYQLANIFELCKAANTLDRVFIYGSSSKISFAGSGVAAMAGSKANMDWMKGHLSMSTIGPDKINQVRHMRFFKDFDGLKSHMKKHAEIIKPKFDTVIEVLEAELGGKGVATWTKPNGGYFISLDTNEGCAKRVVELADAVGVKLTGAGATFPYKNDPKDSNIRLAPTFPSIDEIRQAMEVVCLCVELADAEK, from the coding sequence ATGAGTTCAAAATTAGAATCTTTACAACTGCGTTACGAAGAAGCAAAAGCTAAAAATTTAGATTTAGATATGCGAAGAGGTAAGCCTGGTTCAGAGCAGCTTGACCTTACATTGCCAATGTTGGATTTGGTGACTTCTTCTGATTATAAAACAGCAGCAGGAGCTGATACTAGAAATTATGGCGGTATCGATGGAATTCCTGAAATGAAGACTTTCTTCAAAGAGTTTTTAGAAGTATCATCAGAAGATGAAGTAATTGTAGGAGGTAATTCTAGCTTGAACTTGATGCACGATACGGTAGCTAGAGCGATGTCTCATGGCGTGGTTGGAAGTGAACTACCTTGGTCAAAGCTTGGCAAAGTGAAGTTTTTGTGTCCATCTCCTGGTTACGACAGGCATTTCTCAGTTTGTCAGCATTTTGGTATTGAAATGATTACCGTTGATATGACTCCAGAAGGCCCTGACTGTGATCAAATAGAGAAGTTAGTAGCTGAAGATGATTCAATCAAAGGTATTTGGGTTGTTCCTAAATATTCTAACCCTACAGGTATCACTTGTAGCGAAGAAGTTGTATCTCGTTTAGCGAAAATGACTACCGCTGCGACTGATTTCAGAATTTTCTGGGATAATGCTTATTCGGTTCATCATCTTGCAGACGAAGGTTATCAGTTGGCAAATATCTTCGAGCTATGTAAAGCAGCTAACACTTTGGATAGAGTCTTTATTTATGGTTCTTCTTCAAAAATTAGTTTTGCAGGTTCTGGAGTAGCTGCAATGGCTGGTAGTAAAGCCAATATGGATTGGATGAAAGGACATTTATCAATGTCTACTATTGGTCCAGACAAGATTAACCAAGTCCGTCATATGCGTTTCTTCAAAGATTTCGATGGATTGAAGTCGCATATGAAAAAGCATGCTGAGATTATCAAGCCTAAGTTTGATACTGTAATTGAAGTTTTAGAGGCTGAATTGGGCGGTAAAGGTGTTGCGACTTGGACAAAACCAAATGGAGGTTACTTTATCAGTCTTGATACAAATGAAGGTTGCGCTAAAAGAGTTGTAGAGTTGGCTGATGCTGTAGGTGTAAAACTGACAGGAGCAGGGGCAACTTTCCCTTACAAGAATGACCCGAAAGATTCTAATATCAGGTTAGCGCCAACTTTCCCAAGTATTGACGAAATAAGACAAGCAATGGAAGTTGTATGTCTTTGTGTTGAACTTGCAGATGCTGAAAAATAA